The following proteins are co-located in the Cutaneotrichosporon cavernicola HIS019 DNA, chromosome: 3 genome:
- the EPL1 gene encoding uncharacterized protein (Enhancer of polycomb-like), producing MVSASSRRAGRVTNKSRLLVVRGSDKIDSAAAETVLLQPEAPTAEPSKSHGVGAKGVETGELLEHHLQAALSSASLLHSRDGSKPQSPASRDSVKPEAPTAAHAALNYHIPTPDATGLIDNVNYAKLYQTHKFYEPTNYIRFSDTVEESACGAGGLSYCMDDTDMVWLSSFNGKAEGGSGDSGAPTSPTNGRTERRAAKGKEKEKDVPAALNISEDTFEYIMGALEKHAEDAVPTLHTNLALMPTFQSVESLFSHPLAATFFPSNEVPKNLPEARLLTRMARSVYPHWKSRREQRGGKSIMPQLNYDETNDNDPYVCFRRRDVRAARKTRRTDNYSVEQFQKLQFELRRVHDLTTLVLRREREKQSLYGAEKEVWEAKWKLFETKRRWPSLGVTRDEEEIITGRQNGAAAAAAAVAAINGQMGLTHLSGGQSGNSSRSHSRKQLEKDREERDRRERAIEAARQVDRSNLPGRSMAPEAIRERLLAQQTRLDEEVARRKALDSHWDDYTDSSYQPLPSTHSTHAFRNVAVLDPHYRSDSDTEEDERVIHPMAFRMRRSRGGRVLLDRRLPVRAARRGAMPASLDRQRDWYFPDMLDGRVSRRRPRSIDADDDDAQDDDLKLGSRKRQRLNEFMRYDSSQGGGVGVGMGLTGDDDRLVLDDYDVKYMRYRVGLLLAEDVRKLYPDGQSLKDAYADLNAPIELPQPPKFIKPAAANPQMMAYSQLMQQQHQIEQIQRINMMAQAQQQQQLEQARMQQQQQQQQQQAALAAQAQAQAQAQAQAQAQAVQAVQATANAAAHGVSTPGGTVMHGVANGMQNVRPQPKRSPTDTLGSPAQSVQTPGGAPTTPQQAQTPQQQQLAVALAANGGQASPQLMNAAANGKPFVVSLGGVPSVPTPAGAVDPQIHHQRLNAARAAVLQQAQQQQNEMETATPEMRREWAAQAQANGFGNNVQAFLEARTRARTMSYHKLIQAQATMAAQAQVQQVQMQPGQVPVPMQPINVGNVVQPNGFPSPGSMASQLQLKLPPHAQARLAGTTPPTPQAQAQRS from the exons ATGGTCTCAGCCTCGtctcgccgcgcaggcCGCGTCACCAACAAGAGCCGTCTTCTGGTAGTACGAGGTAGCGACAAGATCGactcggcggcagcggaAACCGTGCTTCTTCAGCCAGAAGCCCCAACCGCCGAACCATCAAAAAGCCACGGTGTTGGCGCAAAGGGCGTGGAGACTGGAGAACTTTTG GAGCACCACCTCCAAGCAGCTctctcgtcggcctcgcttCTTCATTCACGCGATGGAAGCAAGCCCCAATCCCCTGCGTCGCGCGACTCGGTCAAGCCCGAGGCGCCGACTGCAGCccacgccgcgctcaactACCACATCCCTACCCCCGATGCAACAGGTCTGATTGACAACGTCAACTATGCCAAGCTGTATCAAACCCACAAGTTCTACGAGCCCACAAACTACATCCGCTTCAGCGACACGGTCGAAGAGTCGGCATGTGGTGCCGGCGGCCTGTCGTACTGCATGGACGACACCGACATGGTGTGGCTGTCAAGCTTCAacggcaaggccgagggTGGGTCGGGTGACTCGGGCGcaccgacctcgcccaccaACGGCAGAACCGAGAGGCGCGCAGCCAAGGGCaaagagaaggagaaggacgtcCCGGCGGCTCTCAACATCTCCGAGGACACGTTCGAGTACATCAtgggcgcgctcgagaagcaCGCCGAGGATGCTGTCCCAACCTTGCACACCAATCTTGCGCTGATGCCTACCTTCCAGTCTGTCGAGAGTCTTTTTTCCCACCCACTAGCCGCTaccttcttcccctccaACGAAGTGCCCAAGAACCTCCCAGAGGCTCGACTCCTCACGCGCATGGCGCGCTCCGTTTATCCCCATTGGAAGTCACGACGAGAGCAGCGTGGCGGCAAGAGCATCATGCCGCAGCTCAACTATGACGAGACCAACGACAACGACCCATACGTTTGTTTCCGTCGCCGTGACGTTCGTGCCGCCCGCAAGACACGCCGTACCGACAACTACTCGGTTGAGCAGTTCCAGAAGCTCCAGTTCGAGCTCCGCCGCGTACACGATCTCACGACTCTCGTCCTACGACGAGAACGGGAGAAGCAGTCGCTGTACGGCGCCGAGAAGGAAGTCTGGGAAGCCAAGTGGAAGCTGTTCGAGACTAAGCGCCGCTGGCCGTCGCTCGGGGTCACaagagatgaggaggagatcatCACTGGCCGCCAGAACGGCGCAGCAGCTGCGGCAGCTGCTGTTGCCGCCATCAACGGCCAGATGGGACTCACCCACCTCAGTGGTGGCCAGAGCGGCAACTCGTCACGCAGCCACTCGcgcaagcagctcgagaaggacaGGGAAGAGCGCGACCGTCGCGAGCGTGCCATTGAGGCCGCACGCCAGGTCGATCGCAGCAATCTTCCCGGCAGGTCTATGGCGCCCGAGGCGATCCGCGAGCGCCTTTTGGCACAGCAGACCaggctcgacgaggaggtcgccCGCCGCAAAGCTCTTGACTCGCACTGGGACGATTACACCGACTCGTCTTATCAACCACTCCCCTCCACCCATTCCACTCACGCATTTCGCAacgtcgctgtcctcgaCCCCCACTACCGGTCCGACTCGGACacggaagaggacgagcgcgttATCCACCCCATGGCGTTCCGCATGCGTCGCAGCCGCGGAGGCCGCGTGCTCCTTGACCGCCGCCTTCCAGTTCGggccgcccgccgcggGGCGATGCCCGCTTCCCTTGACCGCCAGCGCGATTGGTACTTCCCTGACATGCTTGACGGTCGTGTGAGCCGGCGACGACCAAGGTCCAttgacgccgacgacgatgatgcgcaggacgacgacctcaagcTGGGCAGCCGCAAGCGCCAGCGCTTGAACGAGTTCATGCGTTACGACTCGTCCCAGGGCGGCGGAGTCGGTGTTGGCATGGGCCTGAccggcgacgacgatcgCCTTGTCCTTGATGACTATGATGTCAAGTACATGCGCTACCGCGTCGGCCTGCTCCTAGCAGAGGACGTTCGCAAGCTCTATCCCGACGGCCagtcgctcaaggacgcgtACGCCGACCTCAATGCCCCAATCGAGTTACCACAGCCTCCCAAGTTCATCAAGCCCGCGGCTGCCAACCCTCAGATGATGGCGTACTCGCAGTTgatgcagcagcagcaccaAATCGAGCAGATCCAACGTATCAATATGATGGCCCAAGCTCAACAACAGCAGCAGTTGGAGCAGGCTCGCatgcagcagcagcagcagcagcagcaacagcaggCGGCACTAgccgcgcaggcgcaagctcaggcgcaggcgcaaGCCCAGGCGCAGGCACAAGCTGTCCAGGCTGTGCAGGCGACTGCCAACGCCGCTGCCCACGGTGTTTCGACTCCGGGAGGGACTGTGATGCACGGCGTTGCCAATGGTATGCAGAACGTGCGGCCCCAGCCCAAGCGCTCGCCAACGGACACGCTCGGGTCGCCGGCTCAGTCTGTTCAGACTCCCGGCGGCGCACCCACCACTCCGCAGCAGGCACAGACGccgcagcaacagcaactAGCTGTGGCCCTAGCTGCCAATGGCGGTCAGGCCTCACCACAGCTCATGAACGCAGCTGCGAACGGCAAGCCGTTCGTCGTCAGCCTTGGTGGTGTTCCCAGTGTTCCAACCCCAGCTGGCGCGGTCGACCCGCAGATCCACCACCAGCGCCTCAACGCGGCGAGAGCCGCCGTGTTGCAGCAAgcccagcagcagcagaacGAGATGGAGACTGCCACGCCCGAGATGCGCCGTGAGTGGGCTGCTCAGGCGCAGGCCAACGGCTTCGGCAACAACGTCCAAGCGTTCCTCGAGGCTCGTACACGCGCACGCACAATGAGCTACCACAAGCTCATCCAGGCTCAGGCAACCATGGCTGCACAAGCTCAGGTGCAGCAGGTACAGATGCAGCCTGGCCAAGTCCCTGTCCCAATGCAGCCCATCAACGTCGGCAACGTCGTGCAGCCGAACGGCTTTCCAAGCCCCGGTAGCATGGCGAGCCAGCTCCAGCTCAAGTTACCCCCCCACGCCCAAGCCCGCTTAGCCGGCACTAccccgccgacgccgcagGCACAGGCTCAACGCTCCTAG
- the fcf2 gene encoding uncharacterized protein (Fcf2 pre-rRNA processing), whose product MSTPRRPVRGLASSTPSRLRKPSTPQPHHHRTADELAIEEASQVLHGVEEQEATPDALLSPRARRYAAITHRREASVDSTPSLLKTLPTRSGQETRQGAEDSDDEALGDGVTGRDSDEEGYQRSADSSSESDASSDDSDSDSASVSDASSNSDSDDDEDDEAELERQLAAAKAAATKTATVSTSKSSIESATALGENEEGELRLESDQPKEAPIPDISVPKLPARHLSLADDGTAFAGEADAGPSESRSAPELDCGKYKRALSKREKKAQPKKASASELWATIPAPRDDDLPQMRKDYQALHLSHTLDPKRFMKGGNKSGKAPDRFQIGTMVDAPRQMQNTTLRKEHKYRPGQVVTNVVGDVEAGTYAKRKFEELQSKRIFNGRGKGWQKRAKW is encoded by the exons ATGTCGAcgccccgccgccctgTCAGAGGATTAGCGTCCTCTACCCCTTCACGCTTGCGCAAGCCGTCAactcctcaacctcatcaTCACCGTACCGCAGACGAGCTTGCTATTGAGGAGGCTTCCCAGGTCCTTCACGGGGTGGAGGAACAAGAGGCGACCCCCGAcgctctcctctctccacGTGCCCGCAGGTATGCTGCCATCACACATAGACGTGAGGCCAGCGTGGACTCAACCCCCTCCTTGCTGAAGACTCTCCCCACTCGTTCGGGACAGGAAACGCGCCAAGGAGCTGAAGATtctgacgacgaggcgttGGGTGACGGTGTGACCGGACGCGACAGTGACGAGGAAGGATACCAACGCAGCGCCGACTCTTCCTCCGAATCGGACGCCTCAAGTGATGACTCTGACTCTGACTCGGCCTCCGTCTCAGATGCGTCGAGTAAtagcgacagcgacgatgacgaggacgacgaggctgagctcgagcgccaaCTCGCGGCTGCGAAGGCTGCTGCGACCAAGACGGCGACCGTGTCGACATCAAAATCTTCAATTGAGAGCGCCACTGCTCTCGGAGAAaacgaggagggcgagctgaGACTAGAGAGCGACCAACCCAAAGAGGC ACCCATCCCAGACATTAGCGTACCCAAGCTTCCTGCACGTCACCTCTCTCTCGCAGATGATGGGACAGCATTTGCGGGCGAGGCCGATGCTGGACCTTCTGAGTCTCGCTCTGCGCCGGAGCTCGACTGCGGCAAGTACAAGCGTGCCCTGAgcaagcgcgagaagaaggcg CAGCCTAAGAAGGCATCGGCATCCGAGTTGTGGGCGACAATCCCCGCTCCACGTGACGACGATCTTCCTCAAATGCGCAAGGACTACCAGGCGCTTCACCTGTCTCACACTCTCGACCCCAAGCGGTTCATGAAGGGAGGCAACAAGTCTGGCAAGGCGCCGGATCGTTTCCAG attGGTACCATGGTCGATGCTCCTCGCCAGATGCAGAACACTACTCTGCGCAAAGAGCACAAGTATCGGCCAGGCCAGGTTGTCACcaatgtcgtcggcgacgtcgaggccggaACGTacgccaagcgcaagtTCGAGGAGCTCCAGAGCAAACGCATCTTCAACGGGCGTGGCAAGGGATGGCAGAAACGAGCCAAGTGGTAG
- the YKL069W gene encoding uncharacterized protein (GAF domain-like protein), translating to MPHADSSLVPEEITTKKEFYAHIHEQLRALLDGHRYWVSNLAQVSALLYHSYLGTPLYGLLEGGTTPVVNWCGFYVHPAGEANLVLGPYAGRPACVTISPRAGRGVCADAYVSEKGVVVQDVEAYPGHIACDGETKSEIVLPLRLNGVEGVVGVLDLDSTVLCTFNDDDLAGLEEVVRILQETSDWA from the exons ATGCCTCACGCAGACTCTAGCCTAGTCCCTGAGGAGATCACAAC AAAGAAGGAGTTCTACGCTCACATCCACGAGCAACTGCGCGCTCTTCTCGACGGACATAGGTACTGGGTGTCGAATTTGGCCCAGGTCTCCGCCCTCCTGTACCACTCGTATCTTGGCACTCCGCTCTACGGATTGCTGGAGGGTGGAACTACGCCTGTCGTGAACTGGTGCGGATTCTACGTACATCCAGCCGGCGAGGCGAACCTCGTTCTTGGACCCTACGCCGGTCGACCTGCATGTGTGACGATCAGTCCCAgggctgggcgaggcgTGTGCGCTGATGCGTATGTCAGCGAAAAGGGCGTGGTGGTTCAAGATGTCGAGGCATACCCTGGCCACATCG CATGTGATGGCGAGACAAAGTCGGAGATTGTGTTGCCGTTGCGACTGAACGGCGTCGAAGGAGTAGTAGGCGTGCTCGATCTCGACTCAACTGTGCTCTGCACGTTTAACGatgacgacctcgcgggACTGGAGGAGGTTGTGCGCATTCTCCAGGAGACAAGTGACTGGGCTTAA
- the RPS25 gene encoding uncharacterized protein (S25 ribosomal protein): protein MTSTKMPPQVKSKAQKALAAQAGSKAGKKKKWSKGKVKDKANNAVVLDKPIFDRIMKEVPTYKIISQSVLIDRMKVNGSLARRAIAHLEKEGLIKRVVHHNAQLVYTRATKE, encoded by the exons ATG ACCTCAACAAA AATGCCTCCCCAGGTCAAGTCCAAGGCCCAGAAGGCCCTCGCTGCCCAGGCCGGTTCCAAGGCTGG TAAGAAGAAGAAGTGGTCCAagggcaaggtcaaggacaaggccaacaacgccgtcgtcctcgacaagccGATCTT CGACCGCATCATGAAGGAGGTCCCGACCTACAAGATCATCTCGCAGTCGGTTCTCATCGACCGCATGAAGGTCAAcggctcgctcgctcgtcgcgccatcgcccacctcgagaaggagggccTCATCAAGCGTGTCGTCCACCACAACGCCCAGCTCGTCTACACCCGCGCCACCAAGGAGTAA
- a CDS encoding uncharacterized protein (NUBPL iron-transfer P-loop NTPase): MLAHGNPLGIPVRDPNPAPTIPRRGGPPQRSRIRSVKQIVVVASGKGGVGKSTVAANLALALSQTSPLGRAPRVGLLDLDIFGPSVPKLMGLESAGEPALSDHNKLLPLQNHGISTMSIGYLLPPGDTPVAWRGLMVQKAVQQLLFDVEWSSGEQELDVLVIDMPPGTGDVQLSLGQLVVVDGAVIVSTPQDVALIDARKGVAMFNKVNVPIIGLLLNMSHFICGSCDAPHQLFGSPDKFVRAADELKLDVLGEVPLVTTVSDGGDAGRPVMVQSERTGEAVRAVMRSVGEKVWKWLLARPQENHGVRG, encoded by the exons ATGCTTGCACATGGTAACCCCCTG GGGATCCCCGTCCGCGACCCCAACCCAGCGCCGACGATCCCACGCCGCGGTGGTCCTCCTCAGCGTTCCCGTATCCGAAGCGTGAAGCAgattgtcgtcgtcgcgtcaGGCAAGGGCGGCGTGGGGAAGAGCACAGTCGCGGCCAAcctcgcgcttgccctCTCCCAAACCTCACCGCTAGGAAGAGCACCTCGCGTCGGCCTGCTTGACCTGGACATTTTCGGGCCAAGTGTACCGAAGCTGATGGGCCTCGAGAGTGCTGGCGAGCCGGCGCTGAGTGACC ACAACAAGCTCCTGCCCTTGCAGAACCACGGCATCTCCACCATGAGCATCGGGTACCTCCTTCCGCCAGGGGACACTCCTGTCGCCTGGCGTGGACTCATGGTTCAGAAGGCGGTGCAGCAGCTGCTCTTCGACGTCGAGTGGTCGTCGGGTGagcaggagctcgacgttcTTGTAATCGACATGCCTCCTGGCACAGGCGACGTGCAGCTCTCTCTCGgtcagctcgtcgtcgtcgatg GTGCGGTTATCGTCTCGACACCACAGGACGTCGCTCtcatcgacgcgcgcaaggGCGTGGCCATGTTCAACAAGGTCAACGTGCCTATCatcggcctccttcttaACATGAGCCATTTCATCTGCGGGAGCTGCGATGCGCCGCACCAGCTGTTCGGTAGCCCGGACAAGTTTGTGCGTGCCGCCGACGAACTCAAGTTGGATGTCCTTG GCGAGGTCCCCCTCGTTACGACTGTGTCGGACGGAGGTGACGCCGGGCGCCCTGTCATGGTGCAGAGTGAGAGGACGGGGGAGGCGGTGCGCGCGGTCATGCGCAGCGTCGGGGAGAAGGTGTGGAAGTGGCTGCTAGCTCGGCCACAGGAGAACCATGGGGTGCGGGGTTGA
- the MKK1 gene encoding uncharacterized protein (Protein tyrosine kinase) codes for MRAAPPPPRVNIPEGNVPGIVVDQGGQGGWHTTSGLPSLNMRPTRALPSLASTGRLPGLPSRPKLTLASVTEPAVPTLAQTSTAPILALSTLSPGMIPGNRSMSVPTPASAGLPRLVIEGQQLMEHDEDGVSGILTPRPGTETVRPKSGGARSQVQSDGQMGKNDEQMEQIREGVQRFNRTTTPKPPIARDMALNSSTPDPHLSQSHGSRNSSRPSSIYDNEVTAIDASDLVVIRSLGEGAGGAVELVRSMKNGSIMARKTIARTPDPAIHRQIVRELAFLSTTSSDYIVEQYGAFLADHNTQICILMEYCEAGSLETIIGRLQARNLRCSEHVLGYISRSVLRGLDYLKGRNIIHRDIKPSNILVTIDGEVKLCDFGVSGELVESHAGTYTGTSYFMAPERLNNLPYSIVSDVWSFGLTLYEVAHLKYAYGKRNLGPIELIQHVLEPAPTMIDSPEIGVIWSNDIRGFMALCLTRDPTERPKPAELLDHPFIVRIEGKNIKMDKWIERLMQPVPPPASVPA; via the exons ATGCGtgctgctcctccacctccacgcGTCAATATCCCCGAGGGCAACGTCC CTGGCATCGTGGTTGACCAGGGAGGGCAGGGCGGTTGGCACACGACTAGTGGGCTCCCCTCACTCAACATGAGACCCACTCGCGCGCTTCCCTCACTCGCATCGACTGGACGTCTGCCTGGACTTCCATCTCGCCCGAAACTCACACTTGCTTCCGTCACCGAGCCGGCTGTCCCAACCCTCGCCCAGACTTCCACCGCACCCATACTCGCGCTGTCCACTCTCTCGCCCGGGATGATTCCTGGCAACCGGTCGATGTCGGTGCCCACTCCGGCATCGGCTGGTCTCCCACGACTTGTCATTGAAGGGCAGCAGCTCATGGAGCACGATGAAGACGGTGTGAGCGGCATTTTAACACCAAGGCCAGGCACCGAGACCGTGAGGCCCAAGTCAGGCGGGGCCCGTTCACAGGTCCAGAGCGACGGGCAGATGGGAAAGAACGACGAGCAGATGGAACAGATTCGCGAGGGAGTGCAGCGGTTCAACCGCACCACAACGCCAAAGCCTCCGATTGCACGTGACATGGCCCTGAACTCCTCAACTCCTGATCCACACCTCAGTCAAAGCCATGGCAGTCGCAACAGCAGCCGGCCGTCGTCGATTTACGACAACGAGGTTACTGCTATTGATGCCTCGGATCTTGTGGTCATCAGAAGCTTGGGAGAGGGCGCTGGTGGCGCTGTTGAACTGGTGCGATCCATGAAGAACGGCTCGATCATGGCTCGCAAG ACCATTGCACGCACACCTGACCCTGCTATCCACAGGCAGATTGTCCGTGAACTGGCTTTCCTatcgacgacctcgtctgATTACATTGTGGAGCAATACGGGGCCTTCCTCGCGGACCATAACACGCAGATCTGCATCCTCATGGAATACTGCGAGGCCGGCTCGCTCGAAACTATTATCGGTAGACTCCAGGCGCGCAACCTGCGGTGCTCGGAGCACGTGCTAGGTTACATCTCCCGATCGGTcctccgcggcctcgactACCTGAAGGGAAGGAACATTATCCATCGCGACATCAAGCCGAGCAACATCCTCGTCACGATCGATGGCGAAGTCAAGCTGTGTGACTTCGGCGTGTcgggcgagctcgtcgaaTCGCACGCCGGGACCTACACGGGCACGTCATACTTCATGGCACCCGAGCGCCTTAACAATCTACCCTATTCGATTGTCTCGGACGTATGGTCGTTCGGCCTGACGCTGTACGAGGTCGCGCATCTCAAGTACGCTTATGGGAAGCGCAATCTTGGCCCCATCGAGTTGATCCAACACGTCCTTGAACCTGCGCCGACCATGATCGACAGTCCAGAGATCGGCGTGATCTGGTCAAATGATATCCGCGGATTTATGGCCCTGTG CCTCACCCGCGATCCCACTGAGCGCCCGAAGCCCGCAGAACTGTTAGACCACCCCTTCATCGTCCGCATCGAGGGTAAGAACATCAAGATGGACAAGTGGATTGAGAGGTTGATGCAGCCTGTGCCTCCGCCTGCATCTGTGCCTGCGTAA
- a CDS encoding uncharacterized protein (Ubiquitin-conjugating enzyme E2, catalytic domain homologues), whose product MALTPQALRLLSRELVTLRNSPPEGVRVAVDEDDISAIEGWVAGPPGTPYDGGYFKVLFDFGPEYPNLPPKCTMATKIFHPNISKKGEICVDTLKKGWRKDYGVGHVLTVIKCLLIVPNPDSALDEEAGKQLNEDYDGYCKYAKLITGIHATPKIPPAPFRGATAERADPLLPRPPIAPKSSSPSSLSSSPTRAGALPSRAPLGDSDRQESSPAPTDLTPALKIAVASTKPAVKTAPKPKTAVKRGVRRL is encoded by the exons ATG GCCCTCACACCACAAGCCCTCCGCCTGCTCTCGCGCGAGCTTGTGACCCTTCGCAACTCGCCTCCTGAAGGTGtccgcgtcgccgttgacgaggacgacatctCGGCCATTGAAGGTTGGGTAGCTGGTCCGC cgggAACGCCGTACGATGGCGGGTACTTCAAGGTCCTCTTCGACTTTGGACCCGAGTAccccaaccttcctcccaaGT gcacCATGGCGACCAAGATCTTCCACCCCAACATCTCGAAGAAGGGAGAGATCTGTGTTGACACGCTCAAGAAGGGATGGAGGAAAGACTACGGCGTCGGACATGTCCTCACC GTCATCAAGTGCCTCCTGATCGTGCCGAACCCTGACAGCGctcttgacgaggaggcgggaAAGCAGCTCAACGAGGACTACGACGGGTACTGCAAG tacgccaagctcatcacGGGTATCCATGCAACACCCAAG ATCCCACCTGCTCCGTTCCGTGGCGCCACAGCTGAGCGCGCAGACCCgctcctcccccgccctccAATTGCTCCGAAATCGTCCAGCCCCTCTTCCCTATCGTCGTCTCCGACTCGCGCTGGCGCCCTTCCGTCGCGTGCCCCGCTGGGTGACAGCGACCGCCAGGAGTCAAGCCCCGCGCCCACCGACCTCACCCCTGCGCTCAAGATTGCCGTTGCGTCCACCAAGCCTGCGGTCAAGACcgcgcccaagcccaagacTGCTGTCAAGCGCGGCGTGCGCCGCCTCTAA
- a CDS encoding uncharacterized protein (Ribonuclease III family) yields the protein MVASLAALALPPLPEFHLASLPPIADDALKLTVFTHSSWHRSIRNAQALRPDYQLPGDYEKLEHVGDTIMGAMVTLLLQDLYPNLPSGSATMLKAHLVSNETLAQICKREGLMENLRAAPSTLYTVQGQVKAQASVFEAYIAGVFYDFICSPVPGGYNDDDMSVRVTVDGESARDDLSSYGMVLDEAKSVDLHQEEGSANGDSTPPADRLRSFASRTSRAPSRAASVTPATDAVESLYQPTAPPTRLPPLDDPRLRTNGQAMDYVAHFFRPLFTPVAHFAFKFMREKAEELENTKGARGTDEPLDDALTAGAAAGLNTYCMQVERQMPQYSYMSKDTDTWECECIVNINGAQYASAAMRRTKKAAMGVAAWKIGKQLGLGWARVE from the exons ATGGTCGCTTCTCTCGCAGCACTCGCGCTTCCTCCGCTCCCCGAGTTCCACCTTGCCTCGCTTCCCCCTATTGcggacgacgcgctcaagcttACTGTCTTCACGCACTCAAGTTGGCACCGGTCTATCCGCAACGCCCAAGCTTTGAGACCCGATTATCAGCTCCCCGGGGATTATGAGaagctcgagcacgtcggTGACACAATCATGGGGGCCATGGtcactctcctcctccaggaCCTCTAtcccaaccttccttctGGTTCAGCGACC ATGCTCAAGGCCCACCTCGTCAGTAACGAGACCCTCGCGCAGATCTGCAAGCGCGAGGGTCTCATGGAGAACCTGCGCGCGGCCCCGTCGACGCTCTACACCGTCCAAGGCCAGGTCAAGGCGCAGGCGTCCGTCTTCGAGGCGTACATTGCTGGTGTCTTCTATGACTTCATCTGCAGCCCCGTGCCCGGCGGATACAACGATGACGACATGTCTGTTAGGGTAaccgtcgacggcgagtcGGCCAGAGACGACCTGAGCTCGTACGGCATGGTTCTCGACGAA GCCAAGAGCGTTGACCTCCACCAGGAGGAAGGCTCTGCCAACGGAGACAGCACGCCACCAGCTGACCGTCTTCGTTCCTTTGCCTCACGCACCAGCCGCGCCCCAAGCCGTGCAGCGTCAGTCACCCCCGCTACCGACGCGGTCGAGTCGCTGTACCAGCCCACGgcccctcccactcgcctTCCGCCGCTCGACGATCCGCGTCTGCGCACCAATGGCCAGGCAATGGACTACGTCGCACATTTCTTCCGGCCGCTTTTCACTCCCGTCGCTCACTTCGCCTTCAAATTTATgcgcgagaaggccgaggagctcgagaacaCCAAGGGTGCGAGAGGAACCGACGAgcccctcgacgacgcacTTACGGCCggagccgccgccggcctcaACACCTACTGCATGCAGGTGGAGAGACAGATGCCGCAGTACAGCTACATGTCCAAGGACACCGATACGTGGGAGTGTGAGTGCATCGTCAACATCAACGGCGCACAGTACGCGTCCGCAGCCATGCGCAGAACTAAGAAGGCCGCTATGGGCGTAGCTGCGTGGAAGATCGGCAAGcagctcgggctcggctGGGCACGTGTCGAGTAG